CTTCGTCAACAGGCTGTTATGCATTCCTTAAGCCGGCCGGCGAGTAATCTCCTCAAATACAGTCTTGGGACGTAGCCGCTGCGAGCCGCTCCGAGAAGCGTGTGTTGAGCAGAGAGAGTGTCGCGGGCTCGTCGCCTATTTTCGTTCGCTCGTGTCGGTTAGCGCGGCTCGTCCGGAGGACTATCGGCTGCTGGCCGAGAACGCAGACGACATGATTGCGCGTCACGATGAGAAGGGGCGGGTCGTCTTCGCTTCGCGCGCCGCAGGCGTACCGCTCGGCGTCCCTGTCCGGAAGGTTCTAGGCG
The nucleotide sequence above comes from bacterium. Encoded proteins:
- a CDS encoding PAS domain S-box protein gives rise to the protein MSSNTVLGRSRCEPLREACVEQRECRGLVAYFRSLVSVSAARPEDYRLLAENADDMIARHDEKGRVVFASRAAGVPLGVPVRKVLGDGLFEHVHVADRPVYLSALSRCANGTESVTGAFRLSRLGRSKTVRYAWMEMRC